One window from the genome of Gimesia aquarii encodes:
- a CDS encoding efflux RND transporter periplasmic adaptor subunit, producing the protein MSRKYILIFVFAVVGLGSYFFLSGAPLPVDVTVAETGEIKAFIEERAKTSLPRIYRIAMPLDGRILPITVSEDQAVTKGQVVATMDTSDLDAEIAKAKYRVEQFAKKIIEQADNRLEDNSLMQFDEFLKSMDLTVEAASKQQEASKAKWQFSRDEFDRKYALYQKKALSESELNESDLFRKESEIDYQKDILTWRSLQAVQSAMQIGKISILKYKEKKELSEAVLQEERKEALSQLEQLLRDRKRATMRSPINGTILTKNYSNERTLPAGEILLEIGRLENLEVEADVLSQYVGNIQVGSLVDIEGPAIGTQPVQGKVKRIYPKGFTKISSLGVEQQRVKVIISFNQDIWKQLKQQNRDLGTDFRVRVKIYTKIKKDTIKVSRAALFRNGSGDWQAFLVRNNKTVLVDVEPGVMNDFDAEIRSGVKAGDQLIIAPSMNLTPGQYVKPNIIKNL; encoded by the coding sequence GTGTCCCGAAAATATATATTGATATTTGTGTTCGCTGTGGTTGGACTGGGAAGTTACTTTTTTTTGTCAGGGGCTCCCCTGCCCGTTGATGTCACCGTGGCGGAGACAGGCGAGATCAAAGCTTTCATTGAAGAACGTGCGAAAACGTCTCTTCCTCGAATCTATCGCATTGCCATGCCTTTAGATGGTCGCATTTTGCCTATTACCGTTTCTGAAGATCAAGCAGTAACGAAAGGTCAGGTCGTCGCGACAATGGATACTTCGGATCTGGATGCGGAAATTGCAAAAGCAAAATATCGTGTAGAACAGTTTGCAAAGAAAATCATTGAACAGGCAGATAACCGCCTGGAAGATAATTCTCTGATGCAGTTTGATGAGTTTCTCAAATCGATGGATCTGACGGTCGAAGCTGCCAGCAAACAACAGGAGGCCAGTAAAGCGAAATGGCAGTTTTCCAGAGATGAATTTGATCGTAAATACGCGCTCTATCAAAAGAAGGCACTCTCTGAAAGTGAACTCAATGAGTCCGACTTGTTTCGAAAAGAGAGTGAAATCGACTATCAGAAAGACATTTTGACATGGCGGTCTTTGCAGGCCGTTCAAAGTGCCATGCAAATCGGAAAAATTTCGATCCTGAAATACAAAGAGAAAAAAGAGCTTTCAGAAGCTGTTTTACAGGAAGAGCGAAAAGAGGCGCTCTCTCAACTGGAGCAATTACTGCGTGACCGCAAACGAGCCACAATGCGTAGCCCCATCAATGGAACCATTCTTACGAAAAATTATTCAAACGAACGGACTCTCCCAGCCGGTGAAATTCTACTGGAAATTGGGAGACTGGAAAACCTGGAAGTGGAGGCAGATGTGCTTTCCCAATATGTCGGCAATATTCAAGTTGGTTCGCTTGTCGATATTGAAGGGCCGGCTATTGGAACTCAGCCCGTTCAGGGAAAAGTCAAACGCATCTATCCCAAAGGTTTCACGAAAATTTCATCCTTGGGTGTTGAACAACAACGAGTCAAAGTCATCATCAGTTTCAACCAGGATATCTGGAAACAACTCAAACAGCAAAATCGAGATTTGGGGACCGATTTTCGTGTACGCGTTAAAATCTATACCAAGATTAAGAAAGACACTATCAAAGTTTCGCGGGCAGCGCTTTTTCGCAATGGTTCGGGTGACTGGCAGGCGTTTCTAGTACGAAATAATAAGACCGTTCTGGTTGATGTCGAACCCGGAGTGATGAACGATTTTGATGCAGAAATCCGCTCGGGGGTGAAAGCCGGAGATCAACTCATTATCGCACCGAGTATGAATTTGACACCCGGCCAATACGTTAAACCCAACATCATTAAAAATCTCTAA
- a CDS encoding TolB family protein, translating into MMKHIVLTCFYCMTSLVVHHFNSSLIAADEEAKVNRTRFYIAAQDGKDATLFLVPGDFHNVGSPAFSSDGQKLAFDGWKSQNGESFSNVQIIVANADGSDMKVIGPGAMPSWSPGGNRIAFSQPSPYGVAIMNADGSQIKVIQERGWGAQWSPDGRKIAYSISDSGKANIQIYDLIEETKSLVFPPGESPYSSLYWNMSWSPDSNWLCFKGRNASEKTYEVGTVNVAGMKEGFKVHYKNKKAPSADFAWHPQGDKIIFFPNLTPAALFQFNPAEDKDPEPFNTVVKGKVNGGVCFTPDGQNLLFTVRGEE; encoded by the coding sequence ATGATGAAACATATCGTACTTACCTGTTTCTATTGTATGACGAGCCTGGTAGTTCATCACTTCAATAGTTCCCTGATAGCCGCGGACGAAGAAGCAAAAGTCAACAGGACTCGATTTTACATTGCCGCTCAAGACGGAAAAGACGCTACGCTCTTTTTAGTACCCGGTGACTTTCATAATGTTGGCTCCCCTGCTTTCTCATCCGATGGTCAGAAATTGGCCTTTGACGGCTGGAAGTCTCAAAATGGTGAAAGCTTCTCAAATGTACAAATCATTGTTGCGAATGCCGATGGCAGTGACATGAAAGTCATCGGGCCTGGCGCGATGCCCAGTTGGTCTCCGGGTGGAAATCGAATCGCTTTTTCACAGCCTTCCCCGTATGGCGTTGCGATTATGAACGCAGACGGTTCCCAGATTAAAGTGATTCAAGAACGAGGCTGGGGAGCGCAGTGGTCACCCGATGGTCGAAAAATTGCATATAGCATTTCTGATTCGGGAAAAGCAAATATCCAGATTTATGATTTAATCGAAGAGACCAAAAGTCTGGTGTTTCCCCCAGGAGAAAGCCCTTACTCAAGCTTGTACTGGAACATGAGTTGGTCTCCTGACAGTAACTGGCTTTGCTTTAAAGGTCGTAATGCATCTGAAAAAACTTATGAAGTCGGCACTGTCAATGTAGCCGGCATGAAGGAGGGCTTCAAAGTTCATTACAAAAACAAGAAAGCCCCATCTGCTGACTTTGCATGGCACCCTCAAGGGGACAAGATCATTTTCTTCCCGAATTTAACCCCAGCGGCACTCTTTCAATTCAATCCAGCGGAAGACAAAGACCCCGAACCATTTAATACAGTGGTAAAAGGAAAAGTGAACGGTGGTGTCTGCTTCACTCCTGACGGACAGAACCTATTGTTTACCGTGAGGGGCGAAGAGTAA
- a CDS encoding DUF1501 domain-containing protein: protein MSRSVNSLQITQSRRSFLQAGFLTLGGLGLGDLLRLRTAAASPAKSTPDTSVILIWLQGGPSHMETYDLKPDAPVEYRGEFNPIHTEVPGMDICEMLPLHAKVADRFTIIRSISHGFANHAGGAGRFLSGRDPLRPLDPIAQFPTIGPIVSRMRDHVNNGIPNYIGNQPRVYGGGSAYLGESALPFVVGADPNRSNFQVPNITMDEKLKNRLDDRMLLLTSFDQMRRDLDQSGSLESMDQFNRRALEMLTSDRARNAFDMTQESDATREKYGRHKWGQRALLARRLVEAGSSFVTMQMQNPSTPGSAGNWDIHAVNGHLYDDMRGRLPIFDRAVSALIEDIYERGLDEKVMVIVSGEFGRTPRINPQKGTRSKVMQPGRDHWPGAMSVLVSGGGMKMGQVIGSTTANGAYAKDNKLDPNDLLSTVYRFLGIDQNHEFLDHSGRPMPILPKGKPIVELT, encoded by the coding sequence ATGAGTCGTTCTGTAAATTCGCTTCAGATAACTCAATCACGGCGCTCATTCCTGCAAGCAGGATTTCTTACTTTAGGTGGCTTGGGATTGGGAGATTTGCTGCGGCTGAGAACTGCAGCAGCCTCGCCTGCAAAATCGACGCCTGATACATCGGTCATTCTGATTTGGTTGCAGGGTGGTCCCAGCCATATGGAAACCTATGATCTCAAGCCGGATGCCCCCGTCGAATATCGTGGAGAATTCAATCCCATTCATACCGAAGTACCGGGTATGGATATTTGTGAGATGCTCCCGCTGCATGCGAAAGTGGCAGATCGCTTTACGATTATTCGCTCAATCTCACATGGCTTTGCGAATCATGCCGGTGGGGCAGGGCGTTTCCTTTCTGGCCGTGATCCATTAAGACCGCTGGATCCTATAGCTCAGTTTCCGACAATCGGGCCGATTGTCTCCCGGATGCGCGACCATGTGAATAATGGCATTCCCAATTACATTGGTAATCAACCGCGCGTCTATGGGGGAGGCAGTGCTTATCTGGGAGAGTCAGCATTACCATTTGTAGTAGGCGCAGATCCAAACCGGAGTAATTTCCAGGTTCCCAATATCACTATGGATGAGAAGCTCAAGAATCGTCTTGATGATCGCATGCTGCTATTGACTTCCTTTGATCAGATGCGTCGTGACCTGGATCAGAGCGGTTCTTTAGAATCCATGGATCAATTTAATCGTCGTGCCTTGGAGATGCTCACCAGTGATCGAGCCCGTAACGCTTTTGACATGACGCAGGAAAGCGATGCGACCCGAGAAAAATATGGTCGTCACAAATGGGGACAACGTGCATTACTTGCTCGTAGGCTGGTTGAAGCCGGCAGTAGTTTTGTAACGATGCAAATGCAAAATCCCAGTACTCCAGGTAGTGCAGGAAACTGGGATATCCATGCGGTCAACGGTCACTTGTATGATGATATGCGGGGACGGCTACCGATCTTTGACCGCGCGGTTTCCGCTCTGATTGAAGATATCTATGAGCGGGGTCTCGATGAAAAAGTGATGGTCATCGTTTCGGGAGAGTTTGGGCGTACGCCTCGTATCAATCCTCAAAAGGGAACACGTTCGAAAGTGATGCAACCCGGACGCGACCATTGGCCCGGCGCGATGTCTGTTTTAGTGTCAGGTGGTGGTATGAAAATGGGGCAGGTGATCGGTTCTACGACTGCCAATGGAGCCTACGCGAAAGATAACAAGTTGGACCCCAACGATTTGCTGTCGACAGTTTATCGTTTTCTGGGTATCGACCAGAACCATGAATTTCTCGATCACAGCGGTCGACCGATGCCGATTCTTCCCAAAGGCAAACCCATTGTCGAGTTGACCTGA
- a CDS encoding sugar phosphate isomerase/epimerase family protein: MFVAASSRCFSDESFEVSCERLTDLEYDKIEIWMDEESDHLKPSEVVDSPEDFSSRFREATRLTPIAFCLENDITPDKFQSLCKTAKLMRIAQITIPASPLGTPFNSEIDRLKTLLEIASRDGICLSIKTKTGQLTEDPRTATELCQSVKGLGITLDPSYYTCGPYSNTSYDLIFPYVCHVHLRDSTSDQVQVPVGLGEIDYSRLISQLEREEYNQFLSVEVLPSLLNGVDRALELRKLRLLLESVVI, from the coding sequence GTGTTTGTAGCTGCATCATCACGTTGTTTTTCAGATGAATCGTTCGAAGTTAGTTGTGAACGATTGACGGATCTGGAATATGATAAAATTGAGATCTGGATGGATGAAGAAAGTGATCATCTGAAGCCATCTGAGGTGGTCGATTCCCCGGAAGATTTTTCTTCTCGTTTTCGTGAAGCTACGCGGCTGACACCGATTGCTTTTTGTCTGGAAAATGACATTACTCCCGATAAGTTTCAATCGTTGTGTAAAACAGCGAAGCTGATGCGAATTGCTCAGATTACGATCCCTGCTTCTCCTCTGGGAACTCCATTTAATTCCGAAATCGATCGCTTGAAAACGTTACTGGAAATTGCCAGTCGCGATGGTATCTGTCTTTCGATCAAAACAAAAACCGGCCAACTTACCGAAGATCCACGAACAGCGACAGAACTATGTCAGTCAGTAAAAGGTTTAGGAATCACATTGGACCCCAGTTATTATACCTGTGGTCCTTACAGCAATACTTCTTATGATTTAATTTTTCCGTATGTCTGCCATGTGCATTTAAGAGATTCCACCAGTGATCAAGTTCAAGTACCCGTGGGATTGGGTGAAATTGATTACAGTCGATTGATCAGCCAACTCGAACGAGAGGAATATAACCAGTTTCTTTCAGTGGAAGTTCTACCATCCTTACTGAACGGTGTAGATCGCGCTTTAGAGCTTCGTAAGTTACGACTCCTATTGGAATCAGTTGTGATCTAA
- a CDS encoding sulfatase encodes MHNSAKSLHLILLALLLCPALSLHSASAQKPNVLFIAADDLRCDLACYGHPLAKTPYLDQLAKRGVLFKQAYCQQALCNPSRASIMTGRRPDSLKIWDLPTHFREVKPEIVTLPQLFKQQGYFTQNIGKIFHNWRQNIQGDPASWSVPAVMHYATHGSDKPIISKNEKLPVNLSKVLKTERRDVPDSAYFDGRIADLAVGALQELKKKEMPFFLAVGFWKPHLPFNPPEKYWKLYDQSPITAPKNPTPPKDVPQVALHNGRELLGTKGRTLTTIEVIELRKGYLAGISYLDAQIGKVIDELDRLGLGDNTIIVFWSDHGFHLGEHGLWCKTSNFENDAHVPLMISVPKMKQAGTSSKALVELLDLYPTLAELCNLPDPGPLEGKSLVPLLNDPTQKGKPAAYTQHPRPAYYKGSPQLMGVSVRTPRYRYTEWRDFKTGEVEARELYDHSMDPNENTNIAESPSDDVLFQKAVKLLEKQFPRKKLNRVHSQ; translated from the coding sequence ATGCACAATTCAGCTAAATCCTTGCATCTAATACTGCTCGCCTTACTGCTCTGCCCTGCTCTTTCTTTACATTCTGCATCTGCACAGAAACCAAATGTGTTGTTCATCGCTGCAGATGATTTGCGGTGTGATCTGGCCTGCTACGGTCATCCTTTAGCCAAAACTCCCTACCTGGATCAATTGGCAAAACGTGGTGTGCTTTTCAAGCAAGCCTACTGCCAGCAGGCGTTATGCAATCCGTCACGGGCTTCAATCATGACCGGTCGCAGACCAGATTCTTTAAAAATATGGGATTTGCCAACCCATTTTCGCGAAGTAAAACCAGAGATTGTCACACTGCCTCAGTTATTCAAACAACAGGGATATTTCACACAGAACATCGGAAAAATTTTCCATAACTGGAGGCAGAATATTCAAGGGGATCCGGCATCATGGTCTGTGCCTGCAGTCATGCATTATGCAACTCATGGCAGTGACAAACCGATTATCAGCAAAAACGAAAAGCTGCCTGTGAATCTGTCCAAAGTATTAAAAACGGAACGTCGCGATGTACCTGACTCTGCTTACTTCGATGGACGCATCGCTGATCTTGCCGTTGGTGCCTTACAGGAACTCAAAAAGAAGGAGATGCCTTTCTTCTTAGCGGTTGGGTTCTGGAAACCACATCTACCTTTCAATCCTCCGGAAAAATACTGGAAGCTTTATGATCAGAGCCCGATTACTGCTCCTAAAAATCCCACGCCGCCCAAAGATGTTCCCCAAGTTGCCTTGCATAATGGCCGTGAACTACTGGGAACGAAAGGCAGAACATTAACGACAATCGAAGTCATTGAACTACGGAAAGGCTATCTGGCAGGCATTAGTTACCTTGATGCCCAAATAGGGAAAGTCATTGATGAACTTGATCGGCTGGGGTTAGGTGACAACACCATCATCGTCTTCTGGTCAGATCATGGTTTTCATTTGGGTGAGCATGGTCTCTGGTGTAAGACTTCGAATTTTGAAAATGATGCGCATGTACCTTTGATGATCTCTGTTCCAAAAATGAAACAGGCGGGTACATCTTCCAAAGCATTGGTTGAGTTACTTGACCTGTATCCCACGCTGGCCGAACTTTGCAACCTGCCAGACCCCGGCCCACTAGAAGGTAAAAGTCTCGTTCCACTACTCAATGATCCCACACAAAAGGGGAAACCCGCGGCATACACGCAACACCCACGCCCCGCGTACTACAAAGGCAGTCCCCAATTGATGGGAGTTTCAGTCCGAACGCCCCGCTATCGATATACCGAGTGGCGGGATTTCAAAACAGGCGAGGTCGAAGCACGGGAACTTTATGACCACAGCATGGATCCTAACGAAAACACCAACATTGCCGAATCTCCCTCCGACGATGTTCTGTTTCAAAAAGCGGTGAAACTACTAGAAAAACAATTCCCGCGCAAGAAACTGAACCGCGTGCACAGCCAATAA
- a CDS encoding GntR family transcriptional regulator, with amino-acid sequence MQIQLSEADGTPYYQQVTNQIKFLVASGRLEPHEQLPSVRGLAQQLTITPNTVARAYRELEAEGVVISKRGAGVFISNGVSPLSNKEKRRILNERMDALLTESRQLGVDEETLLKLLRQRSQKFDSHKEGVK; translated from the coding sequence ATGCAGATTCAATTATCAGAAGCGGACGGCACTCCCTATTACCAGCAGGTAACGAATCAGATCAAGTTTCTGGTTGCTTCCGGGCGTTTGGAACCACATGAACAGCTCCCTTCTGTGCGCGGTCTTGCACAGCAATTAACAATCACTCCGAATACGGTGGCACGGGCTTACCGTGAGCTGGAAGCGGAAGGAGTCGTGATCTCAAAGCGCGGTGCCGGCGTTTTCATTTCGAACGGTGTTTCCCCCCTATCAAATAAAGAAAAACGTCGTATTCTCAATGAGCGCATGGATGCTCTACTGACGGAATCACGTCAATTAGGAGTCGATGAAGAAACACTACTAAAGTTACTACGTCAGCGTAGCCAGAAATTTGATTCACATAAAGAGGGTGTAAAATGA
- a CDS encoding ABC transporter ATP-binding protein, with protein MTEHVIEIQNLSRRFGKKQALSEVNLTVPEGCVFGLVGENGAGKTTMLKHVLGFLKPQQGVVRVFGLDPVADPPGVLGRIGHLSENRDLPTWMSIRELFEFTRAFYPKWDPVYAEELRNMFELTLNQKVPTLSRGQKARAGLLLALAHRPQLLVLDEPSSGLDPVVRKDILDAIIRTVVDEGRTVLFSSHLLDEVQRVSDQIAILDQGRILLASPLDQVLVSHYQLTVSFPEPQPYFPQLTGAITWSGSGREWKIVCNGQKKELEAELEAMHCEILEQGAPTLEEIFVARMKSVERSSAN; from the coding sequence ATGACCGAGCATGTTATTGAAATTCAAAATTTGAGCCGTCGCTTTGGGAAAAAACAGGCATTGTCTGAAGTCAATCTAACGGTTCCTGAAGGTTGCGTCTTCGGATTGGTGGGAGAAAATGGCGCCGGTAAGACAACGATGTTAAAACATGTTTTAGGATTTCTGAAGCCACAACAAGGCGTTGTACGTGTATTTGGTTTAGACCCGGTTGCGGACCCTCCCGGCGTTCTGGGACGTATTGGACACCTTTCAGAAAATCGGGATCTCCCAACATGGATGTCGATTAGAGAATTGTTCGAATTTACCCGTGCCTTCTATCCAAAATGGGATCCGGTTTATGCTGAAGAACTTCGAAACATGTTCGAACTGACTCTGAATCAAAAAGTGCCTACGTTATCACGGGGACAAAAAGCACGGGCCGGATTGTTACTGGCACTGGCACATCGACCGCAATTACTGGTACTCGACGAACCATCCTCGGGTCTCGATCCGGTGGTTCGCAAAGATATTCTGGATGCCATCATTCGCACGGTCGTTGATGAGGGACGCACGGTCTTGTTTTCCTCTCATCTTTTAGATGAAGTGCAACGTGTTTCGGATCAGATTGCCATTCTCGATCAGGGACGTATTTTGCTGGCAAGTCCTTTGGATCAGGTCCTGGTTTCGCACTATCAGCTCACGGTCAGCTTCCCGGAACCACAGCCCTATTTTCCGCAGTTAACAGGTGCGATCACCTGGTCAGGTTCAGGTCGAGAATGGAAGATCGTATGTAATGGACAGAAAAAGGAACTCGAAGCAGAGTTGGAAGCAATGCACTGCGAAATTTTGGAGCAGGGGGCACCAACGTTGGAAGAAATCTTTGTAGCTCGAATGAAATCGGTCGAACGATCTTCTGCAAACTGA